The region AATAAAATCAAAAAGAAAATGGCATAACCCCATACTTTGTGGGTAAGTACGCGGTCCAGTTTGCTGCGGAAATCTTTGGCTTTAGAAGAATCCACTTTTAAGCCTTCTTTCAGCACATCATTAATGAACTGATAGCGTTTTATGGTTTCTTTTTGCTGTAAACGTTTTAAATCTGAGTGCGATTTGGTAAAAGAACTTCTGATCTCATTTCGTTCTAAATTCAGGAAGTTTACATCCTGAGTAATCACTAACCACAATTTGTATAATAACTGATTAGGGAAAGCTTTTCGAAGATTATTGAAATAATCAGGATCTATGCTCGAAGCATTCAAACAAGGTTCGCTGGATATGGATTTGTAGGTAACTATTAATTTTTTTAATTCGTCTATACCAAAACCTTTTCTAGAGCTGATTAAGGCAATCTTAGTTTTTAAGTGTTCTTCCAGAAAAGGAATGTCTAATGAAATTCCTTTGTGTTCCATTCGATCGGCCATATTAATGACTAAGATCGTTGGGATTTCGAGGTCTTTTATTTGGGTAAAGAGCAGTAAATTGCGTTTTAGATTCTCTACGTCAGTAACTACAAGGGCTACGTCAGGATATAATTTATCGTTTTTGTTTAGCAATAGTTCAATAACAACATTCTCATCAATAGAACAGGCGTTGAGACTATAAGTCCCTGGCAGGTCTAGAATGTTTGCTTTGACATTGTTTGGTAATTTGCAAAAACCAATCTTTTTCTCCACGGTTATTCCTGGATAATTTCCCACTTGTTGATTCAAGCCAGTCAATTGATTGAAAACCGAAGTTTTACCTACGTTTGGATTGCCTATAAGCGCTACATTGATATTTTCTCCACTCATTAGATATCCTCTTTTAGGGGTTCAACCTCGATCTCACGTGCCGTTTCTACACGAATGGCTAAATGGGAACCGTTTATATTCAAATATAAAGGATCTCCAAAAGGAGCAATTTGCAGTAATTCGACAGTGTTGCCTGGCAAACAGCCCATTTCAAGTAATTTTAAGGGTACAATATCAATATCGAAATCTTTGATAATGGCTTTTTCGCCTTTTTTTAGAGAAAATATGGTTGTTCGCAAAGCTTATTTAGATTGAATTAAGATTGCAAAAGTACACATTATAATACAAATACAAATGATATTTATCACTTTTGTAGCTTTTTTGCAATACATTAACAGTCTGGAAAAAGAATGTCAGTTTGGGTTGAACTATTCTTCTTCAGATAAGAAGGCAATGTCGGCGATTAATTTTTGAACTTCTTCTTTGTTGGTCCCGTCATAAAAGCCACGGACTCTTTTTTTGGCGTCAACCAACACGAAATTCTCCGTATGCACCATATCATATAATTCGCTTGGTTTACCCAGTTTTACCGCCAAATATGATTTCCTGGCCATAGTGTAAATTTCTTTTTTGTCACCGGTTACCAAGTTCCATTTTTTGTCATTTACTCCATTTTTTATGGCGTAAGCTTTCAAAACGGGAACGCTATCCGTTTCAGGGAAAACGGTATGGGAAAGCAACATTACTTTTGGGTTATTGATGATTGCTTTTTGAACTTCGGCTAGGTTTGTTGTCATTTTTGGACAAATGGAGCCACAGGTGGTAAAGAAAAAATCTGCTACATATATTTTGCCCTCATAATCTTTTTGGGTGATGGTTTTTCCATTTTGGTTCACAAATGAGAAGTCGGCAATGGTATGGTATTTTCGGACGTATTGCACCGCAGTATCAACCAATTCAGGATTCACGTCGGCAGGGTTGTATATTGGGAGAGATTTACTGGGTTTTAAAGCGCCATAAAACAAATAGAGGGTTATGGCTGAAAACAGTAAAAAAACGGCAAAAAATTTTCGGTACTTATATAAAATAGATTTCATATATGTAAAATTTATTTGTTAGAGGTTATATATGTTGTCGCCTTTTTATTTATTGGTATTTGCTTGCGCAAACTTATTATTAATGGCGATTTCATAAAAAAATTTTTGCAAAAGTACAAAAAAGTAATCTTCTTCACAGGAGGAATCAAAGTATTAACAGTCAAGAAGGATTTGGTGTTTTTTTTGAAATATTATCAATAGCTTTGTGAAACTAACTTAATGATTTGATAATATGAAAATAAAACTAAATAAGCAACTCCTTTTTGTGATTCCTGCAGTGGTGGGATTTATTGATCTTCATGGCCAAGTTGTTCCAGCGGCCAAAGAGCCGGGAATTAATGTCCAGTATATGGATAAAAAAGTAAAACCTAGTAATGATTTCTTCCGCTATGTAAATGGAACTTGGTTAGACAATACAGAGATTCCAAGTGACAGAACACGTTGGGGGAGTTTTGATGAATTGCGCCAAAGGACAGATAATGATGCTTTGGCAATTTTAAAAGAGGCAGTGACAAATCCAGTTTACAAGTCCAATACAGATCAAGGGAAAGCGATTAATTTGTATAAAACTATATTAGACACTGTTGGTAGAAATAAACTGGGAGTAACGCCTTTAAAGCCTTATTTAAAAAAGATTAATGCAATTAAAAACACTAAGGATTTAGAAGCCTTTTTAATTGAGATGGAGCCATTGGGTGGTTTAGGGTTTTTTGGAGCCAGTATTGGACCGGATGCTAAGAACAGCAATCGAAACGTGATCAATCTTGGATTAGGAAGTGTGGGTTTGCCTGACAGGGATTATTATGTTTCCGAAGATGCCGATTCTAAAGAAAAACGAGCTAAATATGTGGAGCATTTAGCAAAGATGCTTCAATTTATCGGTGAAAAACCAGCACAAGCTAAAATTCATGCAACTAAGATTTTAGCATTAGAGACCGAAATGTCAAAACCAAGACTGGACAGAGTTGAAAGAAGAGACAGAAGAAAATCATACAATCCGATGACCGTTAAGGATCTTCAAAAGTTGACTCCATCAATCAATTGGAATAATTATTTTACAAAAATTGGATTGCCAGCCACTGATTCCTTGATTGTTTCTCAGCCAAAATATATGGTTGCACTAGAAACCATCTTTAAAGAAAATAAAGTAGAAGATTGGAAAGCTTACATGAGATGGACTTTGTTGAATAGAGCTTCGAGCCAGCTTTCTACTGTGATTGAGAATGCTAACTGGGAATTTTATGGCAAAACGTTAACGGGAGCTGTAAAGCAAAGACCAAGAGACGAGGGCGCTCTTCAAGTTATCAACGGGTCTTTGGGAGAAGCTTTAGGGAAATTATATGTCGAGAAAAAATTTCCGGCAGAAGCTAAAGCTAAAGCAGAAAAAATGATTAAAAATGTTTTTCTTGCTTTCGAAAACAGAATTCAAAATTTAACTTGGATGTCTGCAGCGACCAAGACTAGCGCTGTTGCCAAATTACATAAATCAAGAATCAAGATTGGTTATCCGGATCAATGGAAAGATTATTCGGCTTTAGTTATTGCTGGTCCTGAAGAAGGTGGATCTTATTTTGAAAATGTTAAAAATTTAGCGAAATGGCGTTATAATGAAAGTCTTGCCGAGTTAGCTAAGCCAGTTAATAAAGAAAAATGGGGAATGTCTCCGCAAACTGTAAATGCGTATTACAACCCTTCTTATAATGAAATTGTATTTCCGGCAGCCATTTTACAACCGCCTTTTTACAATTACCAAGCAGATGAAGCCGTAAATTATGGTGGAATAGGAGCTGTAATTGGTCACGAAATCTCTCATGGTTTTGATGATTCAGGAGCGAGATATAATGCCGATGGAAATCTTGTAGACTGGTGGACAGCCGAAGATTTAAAGCAATTTTCGACTTTAACTGCGGCGCTTGCGGTGCAATATAGTGCTTTAGAGCCATTGCCGGGAACATTTGTGGATGGGAAATTTACACTCGGGGAAAATATAGGTGATTTGGGCGGAGTGAACGCGGCTTATGATGGATTACAATTGTATTTAAAAGAAAACGGAAATCCAGGTTTGATAGATGGATTTACTCCTGAGCAGCGTTTTTTCATTTCTTGGTCTACTATTTGGCGTACAAAATCACGTGATGAAGCAATCAAAAATCAGGTAAAGACTGATCCGCATTCTCCAGGAATGTATCGCGCATATGTTCCTTTGCAAAACATAGATACGTTTTATCAAGCCTTTGGCATTCAGCCTAATGACCACATGTATATTGAGCCTTCTAAAAGAGTAAAAATCTGGTAGTACTATAGTGCTAGAAAAAAAAGACCTGTCAGCTTAGTTGACAGGTTTTTTTGTTAAAATGGATGTTTGTTTACGTCCTTTTCTCATCGAATAGTTTACGATGTATAAACCAGTTAAAGTTACAGTTCCGCCTATAGCTATAGCTGCATTAAGGGATTCTCCAAAGATTATAGCTCCCAAAATCACAGCAATAATAGGATTGATATAAGAATAAATACTGCTTATTTCTGCCGGTAAATGTTGCAATGCATAGATAAAAGCAATAAAAGTAAGAACCGAACCAAAAATAACTAAATACGCTATGGACCACCAAGAAATCGCTGGAATTGAGTCTAAACTAACAGAGGTTCCGGTTGCTCCCGTATAGGCAAATAAGAAAATACTGGATATAAACATTTGCAAACCCAAACTAAAATACGGATTAAAACTTGCTGCTTTTTTCTTAGTATATAAAGTGCCGAAAGCCCAAGTTAATGTTGCAATCAAGGAAAGAATAATGCCAAATCTAAAATCAGGTTCGAGGAAATCGTGTAAATGGTCGTAAAAGATTACGCAGACACCTCCAAAACTGACTATTAGGCCTAGTATTGCTAATCGAGCTAGTCGTTCTCCTCTAAACAAACTGATAATGACAATCCATAAAGGGACAATTGCCCCGATAATGGCTCCTAAGCCGCTGCTGATGTATTTTACTCCCCAAGTACTCAAGCCGTTACTTAAGGCAAAATTCAAAACACTGAGAATCAAAATTGTTTTCCATTGCTTTCCTTTTGGCCAAGGTGTTTTTTTAAATAAGAAAAAAGAAACATAGAGAAAACCACCGATGAATTGCCTGATTGCTGCTAGTTGTAAAGCGGGCATGTGCTTTACCCCTTCTTTTGAGGCCAGCCAAGTGGTTCCCCAAAAAAAGCTAACCCAACACAAAGCGATTATAGGAAGCCCGACTGCGTTTATTTTTGATGAAAAGGAGTTTTTTATTTTCGTTATCACGCTATAAATGAGGTATTGTAAATGTATAATCAAGCATTTCTGTTAATAAATTTCCAGAAATTGTTTTTCTAGCGGATGTTTTTTCATGACTAAATTTTGGAACAGCTAAATTTAATTCTAAAGCTTTTTGGGTATAATAGACTTCGCGCGAGGGATGAAAAGGAGCTACCGCATCAAAAGTTTTTCCCCACGCATTCAATTCAATTATTTTTTGGATTATGCCGATGCAGTCTTTTTGATGAATTAGATTTATCGGAGCTTCGGGATTATCTAGGTTTTCACGCCCCGATAAAAATTTTACGGGATGTCGGTCTTCACCAATTAGACCACCAAAACGCAAAACGGTAGTTTTAAAATGGGTGTTGTTTTGCAATAGATTTTCAACGATGGCAAGCTGTTTTCCGCCTTCTGAATCTGGGTTCAAGGGAGTTTCTTCGGTCACTAAATCATTATTGTCCCCATAAACAGAAGTCGAGCTGACAAAAAGTACTTTTTCAACAGTAGACTTTTCGATAAAAGGGATTAAGACTTTAATTTTTCCGACAAAATCTTCTTTGCTGTCTCCTCTCAATTTAGGCGGAATATCAATGACTAAAATTTCACTTTCGTTCAAAAAAGAGTAAATGTCACCAGAAATGCCGTTGCTGTCGAGCGAAATTAAAAAAGGCTGAATTCCAGAATTTTCTAATACAGAGATTTTCCCCTCGGAAGTAGTCGAACCTTTTACAGGAAATCCTTTATTTAAAAGGCTTTTTGCCAAAGGGAATCCCAGCCAACCACAACCTAAGATGCTAATTTTTGCCATTTTGCAATCGTTTTATTGAATGCAAATTTCAACATAATTATTTAACTTTTATACTGTCAACTTTAATTATTGCATTTTCTTTTTTAAATGTTTTTTGCATCGGAATTTTAGGGAGTTCTTCAACTAATCTTGGGCTAGGTTTGATTCTTTTTTTGATAACCACAGCATCAGTCAGGACAAAAGGAGTTGGCATCATCCAAGAGGCTCTTTTCTCTTATCGAAATTTAGGTTTTTAGCATTTGCCACAATTCTAAAAGTTTAATAAACTTTTCTAAAATTATTTTATTTATTCTAGAGTTTGTATCACGAAATTG is a window of Flavobacterium acetivorans DNA encoding:
- a CDS encoding SCO family protein translates to MKSILYKYRKFFAVFLLFSAITLYLFYGALKPSKSLPIYNPADVNPELVDTAVQYVRKYHTIADFSFVNQNGKTITQKDYEGKIYVADFFFTTCGSICPKMTTNLAEVQKAIINNPKVMLLSHTVFPETDSVPVLKAYAIKNGVNDKKWNLVTGDKKEIYTMARKSYLAVKLGKPSELYDMVHTENFVLVDAKKRVRGFYDGTNKEEVQKLIADIAFLSEEE
- a CDS encoding SDR family NAD(P)-dependent oxidoreductase; the protein is MAKISILGCGWLGFPLAKSLLNKGFPVKGSTTSEGKISVLENSGIQPFLISLDSNGISGDIYSFLNESEILVIDIPPKLRGDSKEDFVGKIKVLIPFIEKSTVEKVLFVSSTSVYGDNNDLVTEETPLNPDSEGGKQLAIVENLLQNNTHFKTTVLRFGGLIGEDRHPVKFLSGRENLDNPEAPINLIHQKDCIGIIQKIIELNAWGKTFDAVAPFHPSREVYYTQKALELNLAVPKFSHEKTSARKTISGNLLTEMLDYTFTIPHL
- a CDS encoding FeoA family protein, which encodes MRTTIFSLKKGEKAIIKDFDIDIVPLKLLEMGCLPGNTVELLQIAPFGDPLYLNINGSHLAIRVETAREIEVEPLKEDI
- a CDS encoding DMT family transporter, whose translation is MITKIKNSFSSKINAVGLPIIALCWVSFFWGTTWLASKEGVKHMPALQLAAIRQFIGGFLYVSFFLFKKTPWPKGKQWKTILILSVLNFALSNGLSTWGVKYISSGLGAIIGAIVPLWIVIISLFRGERLARLAILGLIVSFGGVCVIFYDHLHDFLEPDFRFGIILSLIATLTWAFGTLYTKKKAASFNPYFSLGLQMFISSIFLFAYTGATGTSVSLDSIPAISWWSIAYLVIFGSVLTFIAFIYALQHLPAEISSIYSYINPIIAVILGAIIFGESLNAAIAIGGTVTLTGLYIVNYSMRKGRKQTSILTKKPVN
- a CDS encoding M13 family metallopeptidase: MKIKLNKQLLFVIPAVVGFIDLHGQVVPAAKEPGINVQYMDKKVKPSNDFFRYVNGTWLDNTEIPSDRTRWGSFDELRQRTDNDALAILKEAVTNPVYKSNTDQGKAINLYKTILDTVGRNKLGVTPLKPYLKKINAIKNTKDLEAFLIEMEPLGGLGFFGASIGPDAKNSNRNVINLGLGSVGLPDRDYYVSEDADSKEKRAKYVEHLAKMLQFIGEKPAQAKIHATKILALETEMSKPRLDRVERRDRRKSYNPMTVKDLQKLTPSINWNNYFTKIGLPATDSLIVSQPKYMVALETIFKENKVEDWKAYMRWTLLNRASSQLSTVIENANWEFYGKTLTGAVKQRPRDEGALQVINGSLGEALGKLYVEKKFPAEAKAKAEKMIKNVFLAFENRIQNLTWMSAATKTSAVAKLHKSRIKIGYPDQWKDYSALVIAGPEEGGSYFENVKNLAKWRYNESLAELAKPVNKEKWGMSPQTVNAYYNPSYNEIVFPAAILQPPFYNYQADEAVNYGGIGAVIGHEISHGFDDSGARYNADGNLVDWWTAEDLKQFSTLTAALAVQYSALEPLPGTFVDGKFTLGENIGDLGGVNAAYDGLQLYLKENGNPGLIDGFTPEQRFFISWSTIWRTKSRDEAIKNQVKTDPHSPGMYRAYVPLQNIDTFYQAFGIQPNDHMYIEPSKRVKIW